The following coding sequences lie in one Arachis ipaensis cultivar K30076 chromosome B05, Araip1.1, whole genome shotgun sequence genomic window:
- the LOC107643184 gene encoding 4-coumarate--CoA ligase 2 yields MLSVAPSLDSTQTQQQQQQQRTADPTQQPNSSPQNVHIFKSKLPDIPLSNHLPLHSFCFQRLNEISDRPCLIVGSAGKTYTYGETYHASRRLAAGMSAIGITKGDVIMILLQNSAEFVFSFIAASMIGAVATTANPFYTPAEIFKQITASKAKLVITQAMYVDKLRDSDSAKIGEDFKVVTVDDPPENCLHFSAISEGNENDLPEVEIHPDDAVALPFSSGTTGLPKGVVLTHRSLTTSVAQQVDGENPNLYLKTEDVLLCVLPLFHIFSLNSVLLCALRAGSAVLLMQKFDIGTLLELIQRYRVSVAMVVPPLVLALAKNPMVAEYDLSSIRLVLSGAAPLGKELEEALRSRVPQAVLGQGYGMTEAGPVLSMCLGFAKQPFPTKSGSCGTVVRNAELKVVDPETGCSLGYNQPGEICIRGQQIMKGYLNDDTATATTIDVDGWLHTGDVGYVDDDDEIFIVDRVKELIKFKGFQVPPAELEALLVSHPSIADAAVVPQKDVAAGEVPVAFVVRSNGFELTEESVKEFIAKQVVFYKRLHKVYFVHAIPKSPSGKILRKDLRAKLENTTTLKP; encoded by the exons ATGTTGTCAGTAGCTCCTTCTCTTGACAGCacccaaacccaacaacaacagcagcagcaaAGGACGGCTGACCCAACCCAACAACCCAATTCTTCTCCCCAAAATGTCCACATCTTCAAGTCTAAATTACCCGATATACCCCTCTCCAACCACCTTCCTCTCCACTCTTTCTGCTTCCAAAGACTCAATGAAATCTCTGACCGTCCATGTCTCATCGTCGGTTCCGCCGGAAAAACCTACACCTACGGCGAAACATACCACGCCTCCCGGAGACTCGCCGCCGGCATGTCCGCCATCGGAATTACCAAGGGCGATGTCATCATGATCCTCCTCCAGAACTCAGCGGAGTTTGTCTTCTCCTTCATCGCCGCCTCCATGATCGGCGCTGTCGCCACCACCGCCAACCCGTTCTACACTCCCGCCGAGATCTTCAAGCAGATCACCGCCTCCAAGGCCAAGCTCGTCATCACGCAGGCAATGTACGTTGACAAGCTCCGAGACAGCGATTCCGCCAAAATCGGAGAGGATTTCAAGGTCGTAACCGTCGACGATCCGCCGGAGAACTGCCTGCACTTCTCAGCGATCTCCGAGGGAAACGAGAACGACCTACCGGAGGTTGAGATCCACCCTGACGACGCGGTGGCGCTGCCGTTCTCCTCCGGAACAACCGGTCTCCCGAAAGGAGTGGTTCTCACGCACAGGAGCTTAACGACGAGCGTGGCTCAACAGGTCGACGGAGAAAACCCTAACCTGTACCTGAAAACGGAGGACGTTCTTCTCTGCGTTCTTCCTCTGTTCCACATATTCTCTCTGAACAGTGTTCTGTTGTGTGCTTTGAGAGCTGGAAGCGCCGTGTTGCTGATGCAGAAGTTCGATATTGGAACGTTGCTGGAGCTCATTCAGAGGTACAGGGTTTCGGTGGCGATGGTGGTGCCACCGCTCGTGCTGGCTCTGGCAAAGAATCCGATGGTGGCGGAGTATGATTTGAGCTCTATAAGGTTGGTGTTGTCCGGAGCGGCGCCGCTCGGCAAGGAGCTCGAAGAGGCTCTCCGGAGCAGGGTGCCTCAAGCTGTTTTGGGACAG GGGTACGGGATGACAGAGGCAGGGCCAGTGCTGTCCATGTGCTTGGGCTTTGCGAAGCAACCATTCCCAACGAAATCAGGTTCATGTGGCACTGTTGTTAGAAATGCTGAGCTTAAGGTCGTCGACCCTGAAACTGGTTGCTCTCTTGGTTATAATCAACCTGGTGAAATTTGCATCCGTGGTCAACAAATCATGAAAG GGTATTTGAACGATGATACAGCAACAGCAACAACTATCGATGTGGATGGCTGGCTGCATACCGGTGATGTTGGTTatgtagatgatgatgatgaaatctTCATCGTTGACAGGGTCAAGGAACTCATCAAATTTAAAGGTTTCCAG GTGCCCCCTGCAGAACTTGAAGCCCTTCTTGTAAGCCACCCCTCTATTGCAGACGCAGCTGTTGTCCC GCAAAAGGATGTTGCTGCTGGTGAAGTTCCTGTTGCATTCGTGGTTAGATCTAATGGCTTTGAACTCACTGAAGAGTCTGTAAAGGAATTCATAGCTAAACAG GTAGTGTTTTACAAAAGACTACACAAAGTGTACTTTGTTCATGCAATTCCGAAGTCTCCATCAGGAAAGATATTAAGGAAAGACCTCAGAGCAAAGCTAGAAAACACCACCACCCTTAAGCCCTAG
- the LOC107641738 gene encoding uncharacterized protein LOC107641738 has translation MGIIRSCFSFIAGTVCGIYVAQNYQVPNITKLIDTTLHKAKQVEETYRKPKKKGFDDDNYD, from the coding sequence CAGGAGTTGCTTCTCATTCATAGCAGGGAcagtctgtggcatttatgtggCTCAAAATTATCAAGTTCCTAACATTACCAAGCTAATTGACACTACCTTGCACAAGGCAAAGCAAGTTGAGGAAACATATCGCAAGCCTAAGAAGAAGGGTTTTGATGATGATAACTACGATTAG